From the genome of Phyllostomus discolor isolate MPI-MPIP mPhyDis1 chromosome 12, mPhyDis1.pri.v3, whole genome shotgun sequence, one region includes:
- the LOC114510617 gene encoding sialic acid-binding Ig-like lectin 13 isoform X3, translating into MLWLLLPLLWATDPPFSAGFLAEDEDHWLTVQRSVTVQEALCVFVPCTVTYRQHYWTDSTPAHGYWFQEGANEFQDPPVATNNQDRKVQGEKQGRFHLLGDPLNYSCSLDITDARRRDTGTFFFRVERGHYEAYSYKENQLYVHVTALSQTPDIYFQGFLESGHPKNITCALPWACERGTRPEFYWIGGNVAILGSRTFSSSVVTLTPGPEDHSTNLTCRVTFPGADVSTERTIQLTVYAPQNLTVRVFWGNSTVPEVLGNATSLQVQEGQSLRLVCETDGNPPGRLSWWRGSLTLSPSKPLEPGVLELPQVVVADAGEFTCRAHHPRISYHVSLNLVVQGLMSPTSSETPMETRLQGETEPHPQGGAEAWAPELGQVDEDSINHCVLTPTWHSFVEQGGLRAGVVLVAITEAAVKTLVLLLCLIILIARICMRKSSQTAENVEDENIILGWPHRPPDCGSRDCPLPAKYEH; encoded by the exons atgctgtggctgctgctgcccctgctaTGGGCCA CTGACCCTCCTTTCTCTGCAGGGTTCCTGGCCGAAGATGAGGACCACTGGCTGACAGTGCAGAGGTCCGTAACAGTGCAAGAGGCCCTGTGTGTCTTTGTGCCCTGCACTGTCACCTACCGCCAGCACTACTGGACTGACTCAACCCCAGCTCATGGCTACTGGTTTCAGGAAGGAGCCAATGAATTCCAGGATCCACCAGTGGCCACCAACAACCAAGATCGGAAAGTGCAAGGCGAAAAGCAGGGCCGATTCCACCTCCTTGGGGACCCCCTGAACTACAGCTGTTCCTTGGACATCACAGATGCACGGAGAAGGGACACAGGGACATTCTTCTTTAGGGTGGAGAGAGGGCATTATGAGGCATATAGTTACAAGGAGAACCAGCTCTATGTACATGTGACAG ctCTGTCACAGACACCTGACATCTACTTCCAAGGGTTCCTGGAATCAGGGCACCCCAAGAACATTACCTGTGCTCTTCCATGGGCCTGTGAGAGAGGGACACGTCCAGAATTCTACTGGATTGGGGGCAATGTCGCCATCCTGGGTTCCAGGACCTTCAGCTCCTCAGTGGTCACCCTCACACCAGGGCCTGAGGACCACAGCACCAACCTCACCTGTCGAGTGACCTTCCCTGGGGCTGATGTGAGCACTGAGAGGACCATCCAGCTCACTGTGT ATGCTCCACAGAACCTGACTGTTCGTGTCTTCTGGGGAAACAGCACAG TCCCTGAGGTCCTGGGCAATGCCACCTCCCTGCAAGTCCAGGAGGGCCAGTCCCTGCGCTTGGTCTGTGAGACAGATGGCAACCCCCCAGGGAGGCTGAGCTGGTGGCGGGGGAGCCTGACTCTCAGCCCCTCCAAGCCCTTGGAGCCAGGGGTCCTGGAGCTGCCCCAGGTGGTCGTGGCAGATGCAGGGGAGTTCACCTGTCGAGCTCACCACCCACGGATCTCCTACCACGTCTCCCTGAACCTAGTTGTGCAGG GACTTATGTCTCCCACTAGTTCAGAGACTCCCATGGAGACCAGGCTGCAAGGAGAGACTGAGCCCCATCCTCAAGGTGGTGCCGAGGCCTGGGCTCCAGAGCTTGGGCAGGTGGATGAGGATTCCATAAACCATTGTGTCCTGACACCCACCTGGCACAGCTTTGTGGAGCAAGGAG GACTCAGGGCAGGGGTGGTGCTCGTGGCCATCACAGAAGCAGCTGTCAAGACCCTggtccttctcctctgcctcatCATCCTCAT AGCGAGGATCTGCATGAGGAAGTCGTCCCAGACTGCAGAAAATGTGGAGGATGAGAATATCATCCTAGGCTGGCCCCACAG ACCTCCAGACTGTGGTTCCAGAGACTGTCCACTACCAGCAAAGTATGAACACTGA
- the LOC114510617 gene encoding sialic acid-binding Ig-like lectin 13 isoform X4 gives MLWLLLPLLWARFLAEDEDHWLTVQRSVTVQEALCVFVPCTVTYRQHYWTDSTPAHGYWFQEGANEFQDPPVATNNQDRKVQGEKQGRFHLLGDPLNYSCSLDITDARRRDTGTFFFRVERGHYEAYSYKENQLYVHVTALSQTPDIYFQGFLESGHPKNITCALPWACERGTRPEFYWIGGNVAILGSRTFSSSVVTLTPGPEDHSTNLTCRVTFPGADVSTERTIQLTVYAPQNLTVRVFWGNSTVPEVLGNATSLQVQEGQSLRLVCETDGNPPGRLSWWRGSLTLSPSKPLEPGVLELPQVVVADAGEFTCRAHHPRISYHVSLNLVVQGLMSPTSSETPMETRLQGETEPHPQGGAEAWAPELGQVDEDSINHCVLTPTWHSFVEQGGLRAGVVLVAITEAAVKTLVLLLCLIILIARICMRKSSQTAENVEDENIILGWPHRPPDCGSRDCPLPAKYEH, from the exons atgctgtggctgctgctgcccctgctaTGGGCCA GGTTCCTGGCCGAAGATGAGGACCACTGGCTGACAGTGCAGAGGTCCGTAACAGTGCAAGAGGCCCTGTGTGTCTTTGTGCCCTGCACTGTCACCTACCGCCAGCACTACTGGACTGACTCAACCCCAGCTCATGGCTACTGGTTTCAGGAAGGAGCCAATGAATTCCAGGATCCACCAGTGGCCACCAACAACCAAGATCGGAAAGTGCAAGGCGAAAAGCAGGGCCGATTCCACCTCCTTGGGGACCCCCTGAACTACAGCTGTTCCTTGGACATCACAGATGCACGGAGAAGGGACACAGGGACATTCTTCTTTAGGGTGGAGAGAGGGCATTATGAGGCATATAGTTACAAGGAGAACCAGCTCTATGTACATGTGACAG ctCTGTCACAGACACCTGACATCTACTTCCAAGGGTTCCTGGAATCAGGGCACCCCAAGAACATTACCTGTGCTCTTCCATGGGCCTGTGAGAGAGGGACACGTCCAGAATTCTACTGGATTGGGGGCAATGTCGCCATCCTGGGTTCCAGGACCTTCAGCTCCTCAGTGGTCACCCTCACACCAGGGCCTGAGGACCACAGCACCAACCTCACCTGTCGAGTGACCTTCCCTGGGGCTGATGTGAGCACTGAGAGGACCATCCAGCTCACTGTGT ATGCTCCACAGAACCTGACTGTTCGTGTCTTCTGGGGAAACAGCACAG TCCCTGAGGTCCTGGGCAATGCCACCTCCCTGCAAGTCCAGGAGGGCCAGTCCCTGCGCTTGGTCTGTGAGACAGATGGCAACCCCCCAGGGAGGCTGAGCTGGTGGCGGGGGAGCCTGACTCTCAGCCCCTCCAAGCCCTTGGAGCCAGGGGTCCTGGAGCTGCCCCAGGTGGTCGTGGCAGATGCAGGGGAGTTCACCTGTCGAGCTCACCACCCACGGATCTCCTACCACGTCTCCCTGAACCTAGTTGTGCAGG GACTTATGTCTCCCACTAGTTCAGAGACTCCCATGGAGACCAGGCTGCAAGGAGAGACTGAGCCCCATCCTCAAGGTGGTGCCGAGGCCTGGGCTCCAGAGCTTGGGCAGGTGGATGAGGATTCCATAAACCATTGTGTCCTGACACCCACCTGGCACAGCTTTGTGGAGCAAGGAG GACTCAGGGCAGGGGTGGTGCTCGTGGCCATCACAGAAGCAGCTGTCAAGACCCTggtccttctcctctgcctcatCATCCTCAT AGCGAGGATCTGCATGAGGAAGTCGTCCCAGACTGCAGAAAATGTGGAGGATGAGAATATCATCCTAGGCTGGCCCCACAG ACCTCCAGACTGTGGTTCCAGAGACTGTCCACTACCAGCAAAGTATGAACACTGA
- the LOC114510617 gene encoding sialic acid-binding Ig-like lectin 13 isoform X2, whose amino-acid sequence MLWLLLPLLWATDPPFSAGFLAEDEDHWLTVQRSVTVQEALCVFVPCTVTYRQHYWTDSTPAHGYWFQEGANEFQDPPVATNNQDRKVQGEKQGRFHLLGDPLNYSCSLDITDARRRDTGTFFFRVERGHYEAYSYKENQLYVHVTALSQTPDIYFQGFLESGHPKNITCALPWACERGTRPEFYWIGGNVAILGSRTFSSSVVTLTPGPEDHSTNLTCRVTFPGADVSTERTIQLTVYAPQNLTVRVFWGNSTVPEVLGNATSLQVQEGQSLRLVCETDGNPPGRLSWWRGSLTLSPSKPLEPGVLELPQVVVADAGEFTCRAHHPRISYHVSLNLVVQGLRAGVVLVAITEAAVKTLVLLLCLIILIARICMRKSSQTAENVEDENIILGWPHRPPDCGSRDCPLPAKYEH is encoded by the exons atgctgtggctgctgctgcccctgctaTGGGCCA CTGACCCTCCTTTCTCTGCAGGGTTCCTGGCCGAAGATGAGGACCACTGGCTGACAGTGCAGAGGTCCGTAACAGTGCAAGAGGCCCTGTGTGTCTTTGTGCCCTGCACTGTCACCTACCGCCAGCACTACTGGACTGACTCAACCCCAGCTCATGGCTACTGGTTTCAGGAAGGAGCCAATGAATTCCAGGATCCACCAGTGGCCACCAACAACCAAGATCGGAAAGTGCAAGGCGAAAAGCAGGGCCGATTCCACCTCCTTGGGGACCCCCTGAACTACAGCTGTTCCTTGGACATCACAGATGCACGGAGAAGGGACACAGGGACATTCTTCTTTAGGGTGGAGAGAGGGCATTATGAGGCATATAGTTACAAGGAGAACCAGCTCTATGTACATGTGACAG ctCTGTCACAGACACCTGACATCTACTTCCAAGGGTTCCTGGAATCAGGGCACCCCAAGAACATTACCTGTGCTCTTCCATGGGCCTGTGAGAGAGGGACACGTCCAGAATTCTACTGGATTGGGGGCAATGTCGCCATCCTGGGTTCCAGGACCTTCAGCTCCTCAGTGGTCACCCTCACACCAGGGCCTGAGGACCACAGCACCAACCTCACCTGTCGAGTGACCTTCCCTGGGGCTGATGTGAGCACTGAGAGGACCATCCAGCTCACTGTGT ATGCTCCACAGAACCTGACTGTTCGTGTCTTCTGGGGAAACAGCACAG TCCCTGAGGTCCTGGGCAATGCCACCTCCCTGCAAGTCCAGGAGGGCCAGTCCCTGCGCTTGGTCTGTGAGACAGATGGCAACCCCCCAGGGAGGCTGAGCTGGTGGCGGGGGAGCCTGACTCTCAGCCCCTCCAAGCCCTTGGAGCCAGGGGTCCTGGAGCTGCCCCAGGTGGTCGTGGCAGATGCAGGGGAGTTCACCTGTCGAGCTCACCACCCACGGATCTCCTACCACGTCTCCCTGAACCTAGTTGTGCAGG GACTCAGGGCAGGGGTGGTGCTCGTGGCCATCACAGAAGCAGCTGTCAAGACCCTggtccttctcctctgcctcatCATCCTCAT AGCGAGGATCTGCATGAGGAAGTCGTCCCAGACTGCAGAAAATGTGGAGGATGAGAATATCATCCTAGGCTGGCCCCACAG ACCTCCAGACTGTGGTTCCAGAGACTGTCCACTACCAGCAAAGTATGAACACTGA
- the LOC114510617 gene encoding sialic acid-binding Ig-like lectin 13 isoform X1 — translation MLWLLLPLLWATDPPFSAGFLAEDEDHWLTVQRSVTVQEALCVFVPCTVTYRQHYWTDSTPAHGYWFQEGANEFQDPPVATNNQDRKVQGEKQGRFHLLGDPLNYSCSLDITDARRRDTGTFFFRVERGHYEAYSYKENQLYVHVTALSQTPDIYFQGFLESGHPKNITCALPWACERGTRPEFYWIGGNVAILGSRTFSSSVVTLTPGPEDHSTNLTCRVTFPGADVSTERTIQLTVYAPQNLTVRVFWGNSTVPEVLGNATSLQVQEGQSLRLVCETDGNPPGRLSWWRGSLTLSPSKPLEPGVLELPQVVVADAGEFTCRAHHPRISYHVSLNLVVQGLMSPTSSETPMETRLQGETEPHPQGGAEAWAPELGQVDEDSINHCVLTPTWHSFVEQGGLRAGVVLVAITEAAVKTLVLLLCLIILILFPQSEDLHEEVVPDCRKCGG, via the exons atgctgtggctgctgctgcccctgctaTGGGCCA CTGACCCTCCTTTCTCTGCAGGGTTCCTGGCCGAAGATGAGGACCACTGGCTGACAGTGCAGAGGTCCGTAACAGTGCAAGAGGCCCTGTGTGTCTTTGTGCCCTGCACTGTCACCTACCGCCAGCACTACTGGACTGACTCAACCCCAGCTCATGGCTACTGGTTTCAGGAAGGAGCCAATGAATTCCAGGATCCACCAGTGGCCACCAACAACCAAGATCGGAAAGTGCAAGGCGAAAAGCAGGGCCGATTCCACCTCCTTGGGGACCCCCTGAACTACAGCTGTTCCTTGGACATCACAGATGCACGGAGAAGGGACACAGGGACATTCTTCTTTAGGGTGGAGAGAGGGCATTATGAGGCATATAGTTACAAGGAGAACCAGCTCTATGTACATGTGACAG ctCTGTCACAGACACCTGACATCTACTTCCAAGGGTTCCTGGAATCAGGGCACCCCAAGAACATTACCTGTGCTCTTCCATGGGCCTGTGAGAGAGGGACACGTCCAGAATTCTACTGGATTGGGGGCAATGTCGCCATCCTGGGTTCCAGGACCTTCAGCTCCTCAGTGGTCACCCTCACACCAGGGCCTGAGGACCACAGCACCAACCTCACCTGTCGAGTGACCTTCCCTGGGGCTGATGTGAGCACTGAGAGGACCATCCAGCTCACTGTGT ATGCTCCACAGAACCTGACTGTTCGTGTCTTCTGGGGAAACAGCACAG TCCCTGAGGTCCTGGGCAATGCCACCTCCCTGCAAGTCCAGGAGGGCCAGTCCCTGCGCTTGGTCTGTGAGACAGATGGCAACCCCCCAGGGAGGCTGAGCTGGTGGCGGGGGAGCCTGACTCTCAGCCCCTCCAAGCCCTTGGAGCCAGGGGTCCTGGAGCTGCCCCAGGTGGTCGTGGCAGATGCAGGGGAGTTCACCTGTCGAGCTCACCACCCACGGATCTCCTACCACGTCTCCCTGAACCTAGTTGTGCAGG GACTTATGTCTCCCACTAGTTCAGAGACTCCCATGGAGACCAGGCTGCAAGGAGAGACTGAGCCCCATCCTCAAGGTGGTGCCGAGGCCTGGGCTCCAGAGCTTGGGCAGGTGGATGAGGATTCCATAAACCATTGTGTCCTGACACCCACCTGGCACAGCTTTGTGGAGCAAGGAG GACTCAGGGCAGGGGTGGTGCTCGTGGCCATCACAGAAGCAGCTGTCAAGACCCTggtccttctcctctgcctcatCATCCTCAT TCTATTTCCTCAGAGCGAGGATCTGCATGAGGAAGTCGTCCCAGACTGCAGAAAATGTGGAGGATGA